A single window of Acidimicrobiia bacterium DNA harbors:
- a CDS encoding Gfo/Idh/MocA family oxidoreductase, producing MREIGIALLGSKFMGKAHSNAWSQVSRFFDVPRLPVLRHIAARDAAFLEAFADRWGWNRWTTNWVEAIADPEVDLVDIGTPNHLHHDQAIAAMEAGKDVACEKPLAGTLSDARSMAATAVRTGRQTFVWHNYRRVPAVALARQLVQEGRLGRIYHVRAAYLQSWAGPDTPLDWHFSRDQAGTGAHGDLNAHIVDMARFVTTDEITEVIGAAEERFIDERPLPGSPTDRGRSTVDDAVLFLARFEGGAIGSFEATRLATGFKNSNRMTIHGESGALSFDFEAMNELQFFDATEEPRLQGWRKILVTGADHPYASNWWPDGHWLGYDHTFTHQAADILTVIDGGEPVVPIPDFADALQTQRILEAALISARERCPVSIADLVT from the coding sequence ATGAGAGAGATCGGCATCGCCCTGCTCGGGTCGAAGTTCATGGGAAAGGCACACTCGAACGCGTGGTCGCAGGTGAGTCGGTTCTTCGACGTTCCCCGGTTGCCCGTGCTCCGGCACATCGCCGCCCGCGATGCAGCCTTTCTCGAGGCTTTCGCCGACCGATGGGGGTGGAACCGATGGACGACCAACTGGGTTGAAGCGATCGCAGACCCCGAGGTCGACCTCGTCGACATCGGGACACCAAACCATCTACACCATGATCAGGCGATCGCGGCGATGGAGGCCGGCAAGGACGTTGCGTGCGAGAAGCCTCTAGCGGGGACACTGTCGGACGCCCGGTCGATGGCCGCGACCGCGGTCCGCACGGGTCGGCAGACCTTCGTCTGGCACAACTACCGCAGAGTCCCGGCCGTCGCACTTGCCAGGCAACTCGTACAGGAAGGGCGGCTGGGGCGGATCTATCACGTCAGGGCGGCGTACCTCCAGAGCTGGGCCGGGCCCGACACGCCGTTGGACTGGCACTTCTCACGGGACCAGGCAGGCACGGGCGCACACGGTGACCTGAATGCTCACATCGTCGACATGGCCCGTTTCGTCACCACCGACGAGATCACCGAGGTCATCGGGGCAGCGGAGGAGCGTTTCATCGACGAACGACCACTTCCCGGCTCCCCGACGGACCGCGGACGGTCGACGGTGGACGACGCGGTGTTGTTCCTCGCCCGGTTCGAAGGCGGCGCGATCGGGAGCTTCGAGGCGACACGCCTGGCGACGGGTTTCAAGAACTCCAACCGCATGACCATCCACGGCGAGTCCGGGGCGCTGAGCTTCGACTTCGAGGCGATGAACGAACTGCAGTTCTTCGACGCCACCGAGGAGCCCCGCCTTCAGGGATGGAGGAAGATCCTCGTGACCGGGGCCGATCATCCCTACGCATCCAACTGGTGGCCGGACGGCCACTGGCTCGGCTACGACCACACCTTCACGCACCAGGCCGCCGACATTCTCACCGTTATCGACGGCGGCGAGCCCGTCGTGCCGATACCGGATTTCGCAGACGCCCTGCAGACCCAGCGCATCCTCGAGGCTGCTTTGATCTCGGCTCGAGAGCGGTGCCCGGTCTCGATCGCCGACCTGGTCACGTGA
- a CDS encoding aldose 1-epimerase, which yields MTSRYQSSTAEASIEVDVAAGCRLSSLEIRGRQILVTGASRPIDWGLYPMAPYAGRVRNGRFAFAGSTHRLRVTDGDHAIHGTVLDRPWTPEGDGSFVIRLGEFWPFPGYARQRIRLGSGQLDLQLEVHAEGTAMPASCGWHPWLRRQVAGARAELDFRPGFMLRRDEHGIATRDRVAPSDGPWDDCFGGVERPPSIRWPGFAALTIESTCRYWTVFNERDHALCVEPQTAPPDDVNNDPFIVEPGRPLIARMTMRWELE from the coding sequence GTGACGTCCAGGTACCAGAGTTCGACCGCCGAAGCCTCCATCGAAGTGGACGTGGCGGCCGGTTGCCGGCTTTCCTCTCTCGAGATCCGCGGTCGGCAAATCCTCGTCACCGGGGCGTCCCGGCCGATCGACTGGGGCCTCTATCCCATGGCGCCCTATGCCGGCCGCGTTCGGAATGGTCGCTTCGCATTTGCCGGCTCGACGCACCGGCTCCGGGTAACGGATGGAGACCATGCCATCCACGGCACCGTGCTCGATCGGCCGTGGACGCCCGAAGGTGACGGCTCATTCGTAATCCGTCTCGGCGAGTTCTGGCCGTTCCCGGGGTATGCCCGCCAGCGCATCCGGCTCGGTTCGGGGCAACTCGACCTGCAGCTCGAAGTACACGCCGAGGGCACCGCCATGCCGGCATCCTGTGGGTGGCATCCATGGCTGAGAAGGCAGGTCGCAGGCGCAAGAGCCGAACTGGACTTCCGTCCGGGCTTCATGTTGCGGCGCGATGAGCATGGAATCGCGACTCGGGACCGGGTGGCGCCGTCCGACGGACCCTGGGATGACTGCTTCGGTGGTGTGGAACGGCCGCCTTCGATCCGCTGGCCGGGCTTCGCCGCTCTCACGATCGAGTCCACATGTCGATACTGGACGGTCTTCAACGAACGTGACCATGCCCTCTGCGTCGAACCCCAGACCGCACCGCCCGACGATGTGAACAACGACCCCTTCATCGTGGAACCCGGCAGGCCTCTG